One Ilumatobacter coccineus YM16-304 genomic window, GGCCGCTCAACGTCGGCCAGGTGTACACCACCCTCGATCGGCTCGAACGCGATGGCCTCGTCACGATGGAACTCGGCGACGACGACCAGAAGCTCTACTCGATCACGCGGGCCGGCGTCGACGAACTCGGCGACTGGTGGCAAGCGGTTCCGGCCGACGAACCGCCACCGCGCGATGAACTGATGCTCAAGGTCCTGATGGCGATCGAGCACGGCCCCGACCATGCGCTCGACGTGCTCACCCGACAGCGGTCGGCGCTCACCGCCCTGCTGCAGATGCGTCGTCGTGAACGCAGCGCGGTCCATCCGCCAGGAGCGATCTCGAACGGCGAGGGCCTCGCCGCACTGCTCGTCACCGACGCCCTCATCGTCCGTGCCGAAGCCGACCTGCGATGGCTCGAAGTCTGCGAAGCCCGTATCTCGACGCTGAAGGCCAACTCATGACCGACCAACCCCGCGACACCACCAACGCTCTCGCTACGAGCCCACCGGCTCAGAAGGTGAACACTCCCATGCTCCAGTACCTCGACGTCGTCAAGAGCTACGGCTCCGGATCGACCGAAGTGCGTGCGGTCACCGACGTCTCCCTCACGGTCCAACGCGGCGAATTCGTCGCCGTCATGGGGCCATCGGGGTGCGGCAAGTCGACCCTGCTGCACCTGGCCGGAGCGCTCGAACAACCGAGCGCCGGCCGAGTCATCGTCGACGGCAACGACCTCGCCGACCTGTCACCCGCCCAGCAGGCAGAGCTCCGACGCAATGATGTCGGCTACGTCTTCCAATCGCTCAACCTGATTCCGGCGCTCACCGCACTCGAGAACGTGATGCTGCCGCTCGAACTCGACGGAACGCCCTCGAAACAGGCCCGCAAGATCGCCCGCGCCGCGCTCGAACAGGTCGGCCTCGACCAACACCTCGATCGCTATCCCGACGACTTCTCCGGCGGTCAACGCCAACGCATCGCCATCGCCCGAGCGCTCATCGGCGACCGCCGCCTGCTGCTGGCCGACGAGCCGACCGGCGCACTCGACACCGTCAACGGCGACCAGGTCGTCGAACTGCTCGCGGGTCTCGCTCGCGACCGCGGCGTGTCGGTGGTGATGGTCACCCACGACCCGCGATTCGCCTCGTGGGCCGACCGCGTGATCTTCCTGCGTGACGGTCGCGTGGTCGACGAGTCCGCTCCCGCGTTCGACGACAGCTCGATCCGATGACACTCCTCGACGATCGACCGGCCGCTCCCGACGCATCGGCGGCCCCCGAGTCGACCCGCACGCGCTCGTCGTCTCCGACGGCGACGTGGAACTTCGCGTCGCGGCTTGCTCGACGCGAGGTGCGCCGCCGGCCCGGGCGCACGTTGCTCGTCATGCTGCTCATCGCCATCCCGGTGATGGGCATGGCCACGGCCAGCATCGTGGCGCGAACCACCGCTCCGGCGAACGGCGACACGTTCACGCAGCAGTACGGCAGCGCCGACGTCATCGTGGCGACGAGCGCGGGAAGTCCGTTCGGCTTCGACCGCAACACCGAGGTCCTCGGCGATCAGGCGCCGCCACTTCCCGACGGATCCAGCTTCGCCGAGGTCATGTCGATCTACTCGCCGATTCGCGCCGAGGTCGATGGCGCGGTCGCGACCGAGTACGTCCAGCTCAACGATGCCGATCTCGACGACCCGATGTTCGACGGAGCCGGTGCCGTGACCGACGGGCGAGTCCCCGAGGGGCCCGACGAGGCCTTCCTCAGCAGGCGCCTCGCCGACCAGTTCGGCGTCGACGTCGGCGACCGGCTGCGACTGGTGCGGCCCGACCTCACCCTCGACGTGGTCGGCATCGGTGGGGGAGCACAGTTCTACGAACAGAACCTGATCGTCATCCCGAACTTCGATCGCGATCTGGTGATCGACGACCAGCTGTCGATCGCGACCCTCATCGATCTCCCGTCCGACCTGACACAGGAGGAACAGGCCGCGATTCTCGAGAGCTACCGGGCTCAGGGTTCCAACGCCTACGGCCGCACCGATCAGTGGA contains:
- a CDS encoding PadR family transcriptional regulator → MAVKHGLLALLRDDPHYGYQLKTEFESVTGGVWPLNVGQVYTTLDRLERDGLVTMELGDDDQKLYSITRAGVDELGDWWQAVPADEPPPRDELMLKVLMAIEHGPDHALDVLTRQRSALTALLQMRRRERSAVHPPGAISNGEGLAALLVTDALIVRAEADLRWLEVCEARISTLKANS
- a CDS encoding ABC transporter ATP-binding protein: MLQYLDVVKSYGSGSTEVRAVTDVSLTVQRGEFVAVMGPSGCGKSTLLHLAGALEQPSAGRVIVDGNDLADLSPAQQAELRRNDVGYVFQSLNLIPALTALENVMLPLELDGTPSKQARKIARAALEQVGLDQHLDRYPDDFSGGQRQRIAIARALIGDRRLLLADEPTGALDTVNGDQVVELLAGLARDRGVSVVMVTHDPRFASWADRVIFLRDGRVVDESAPAFDDSSIR